A stretch of Arachis hypogaea cultivar Tifrunner chromosome 15, arahy.Tifrunner.gnm2.J5K5, whole genome shotgun sequence DNA encodes these proteins:
- the LOC112748979 gene encoding xanthotoxin 5-hydroxylase CYP82C4-like: protein MKGMYLARGNHENKNMNKIYGFEGEVHSKLNETFVELFSDVICCLPLAHLLSRFLSLQNLLVGSDSIMVAITWILSLMLNNPQVLKKAQDELENKIGRNRQVEESDIKDLVYLQAIVKESLRLSSPSGVIFPRAAMKDCTLSTGYHIPTGTKLMINIWKIMHDENLWPDPYSFQPERFLCSSHKDIDVRGQHYKLLPFGSGRHSCPGISLSLNVMHLILAALLHSFEITTPSNEPVDVTKSNGLTNMKATPLEVLLVPRLNCIL from the exons ATGAAAG GCATGTATCTAGCTAGAGGAAATCATGAGAATAAGAACATGAACAAGATATATGGTTTTGAGGGCGAGGTGCACTCAAAGTTAAATGAAACATTCGTGGAACTGTTTTCTGATGTAATTTGCTGTTTACCTTTGGCTCATTTG TTGAGTAGATTTTTGTCTCTGCAGAATCTGTTGGTAGGAAGTGACTCCATTATGGTAGCTATAACATGGATCTTGTCTCTGAtgcttaataatccacaagtacTGAAGAAGGCTCAAGATGAGTTGGAGAACAAAATTGGGCGGAATAGACAAGTGGAGGAATCCGACATCAAGGATTTAGTGTATCTTCAAGCCATTGTGAAGGAATCTTTGCGGCTAAGTTCTCCGAGTGGTGTCATTTTTCCTCGTGCAGCGATGAAGGACTGCACGCTTTCAACTGGCTATCACATCCCAACAGGCACCAAGTTGATGATAAACATATGGAAAATAATGCATGATGAGAACCTGTGGCCTGATCCATATAGCTTTCAACCTGAGAGATTCTTGTGCAGCAGCCATAAGGACATAGATGTGAGGGGCCAACACTATAAGCTTCTTCCATTTGGCTCTGGAAGGCATTCGTGCCCCGGAATTTCACTATCTCTCAATGTTATGCATCTTATTCTGGCTGCACTGCTGCATAGCTTTGAAATTACTACTCCATCCAATGAACCTGTAGATGTGACAAAGAGCAATGGTTTGACAAATATGAAAGCAACTCCACTTGAGGTTCTTCTTGTTCCACGCCTCAACTGTATTTTATGA
- the LOC112748982 gene encoding protein FAR1-RELATED SEQUENCE 5-like gives MGQEFSHEGVNSEHTSYDQYEQEEEKHEEVDVDYMDEDDTNVEPMFDFHGFDEGYNIDSLEDIRMIEFWNIGDEDVCHFHFSDVDIAFEFYNRYARTRGFSARKNGTRKSRASALKLKNFVCHREGFRPPNNYGIENLKRKPTPETRCGCSAMMEIRVDAPSGRWFISYFSDEHNHPLLDPRLTGLLPGHRFMSEADIGHMVNMKKGGISVGQIYRALENQAGGYEYLSFTQRDMYNKIAKQRRQLPNDAYAVLKYLEDQATNDPSLYYNHHMDADSTLRNLFWCDGLSRADYSLFGDVLAFDATYKRNKYMCPLVVFSGINHHNQTIIFAAALICDEEKDTYRWLLQQLKAAMNGKEHVSVITDGDLSMKFAIEKEFPNAHHRLCA, from the coding sequence ATGGGTCAGGAATTTTCTCATGAAGGGGTTAATAGCGAGCATACATCATATGATCAGTATGAGCAGGAGGAAGAAAAACATGAGGAAGTTGATGTGGATTATATGGATGAGGATGACACAAATGTGGAACCAATGTTCGATTTTCACGGCTTCGATGAAGGGTATAACATTGACTCACTCGAAGACATTAGGATGATTGAATTTTGGAACATCGGGGATGAAGATGTATGTCATTTTCACTTTTCTGATGTCGACATTGCATTTGAGTTCTACAATAGATATGCAAGGACAAGAGGCTTTAGTGCTCGGAAGAACGGGACTAGGAAGAGTCGTGCGAGCGCACTTAAGTTGAAGAATTTTGTATGTCATCGTGAAGGATTTAGACCGCCAAATAATTACGGCATCGAAAACCTTAAGAGAAAACCTACACCCGAGACAAGGTGTGGCTGCAGTGCAATGATGGAGATTCGTGTAGATGCACCTAGTGGTCGttggtttatttcttatttttctgaTGAACACAATCATCCGCTTCTGGATCCTCGGTTGACTGGATTGCTCCCTGGGCATAGATTCATGTCCGAGGCTGATATTGGCCACATGGTTAACATGAAAAAGGGTGGGATTAGTGTTGGACAGATATATCGGGCATTAGAAAATCAGGCAGGTGGCTACGAGTATCTCTCTTTCACGCAAAGGGACATGTACAATAAAATAGCAAAGCAGAGGCGCCAATTACCCAATGATGCATATGCAGTTTTGAAGTATCTAGAAGATCAAGCAACAAATGACCCTTCTCTCTATTATAATCATCACATGGATGCTGATAGTACTTTGCGCAATTTATTCTGGTGTGATGGTCTCAGTAGGGCAGACTACTCATTATTTGGCGACGTACTGGCTTTTGATGCTAcctataagagaaataaatatatGTGTCCACTGGTGGTATTTTCTGGTATCAATCATCATAATCAAACAATTATCTTTGCTGCTGCTTTAATTTGCGATGAGGAAAAAGACACATATAGGTGGTTGCTACAACAACTGAAGGCGGCAATGAATGGGAAAGAACATGTTTCGGTGATCACGGATGGTGATCTATCAATGAAGTTCGCCATTGAGAAAGAGTTTCCTAATGCACATCATAGATTATGTGCATAG